The Patescibacteria group bacterium genome window below encodes:
- the lysS gene encoding lysine--tRNA ligase yields MEKSTDERLARLEKLKEIRAQKVNPYPSAAKRSHLVRQVLENFDKFSVGKKTISLAGRLKSVRLHGGSAFANLEDESGTIQLFFREDHFGAKQYKFFKELIDLGDFVRVKGTLFTTKTGEKTLEVEALKLLTKTLAPSPEKWHGLSDVEIRYRQRYLDLIANPSVREIFKKRSLIVKAIRDFLEKDGFMEVETPILQPIPGGATARPFITHHNALDSDFYLRIAPELYLKRLIVGGFEGVYEIARCFRNEGIDWSHNPEFTQVELYRAYADYNDLMKMMEKFFVYLMKKTNGGEMKTVYEKNTIDFTPPYERITFRDIIKKFSDFDIEKYPDRDTMAKVVSDWPAFNNLEVLPSDDRGKIMDEIFKKVVRPKIVNPIFVINHPIELSPLAKKVPEDSRYVERFQLLVGGMELVNAFSELNDPQDQRKRFVAQQQMRIAGDEEAMRIDEDFITALEHGMPPTAGLGMGIDRLTALLTNSHNIKEVILFPTLKPGK; encoded by the coding sequence ATGGAAAAATCAACCGACGAACGGCTAGCCAGATTAGAAAAATTAAAAGAAATTAGGGCGCAAAAAGTTAATCCCTATCCTTCGGCCGCCAAGCGGAGCCATTTGGTGCGCCAAGTTTTGGAAAATTTTGATAAATTTAGTGTTGGGAAAAAGACGATTTCGCTAGCTGGCCGGTTGAAAAGTGTTCGGTTACACGGCGGATCAGCTTTTGCCAATTTGGAAGACGAAAGCGGAACAATCCAGCTATTTTTCCGGGAGGATCATTTTGGCGCCAAGCAGTATAAATTTTTTAAAGAATTAATTGATTTAGGTGATTTTGTTCGGGTTAAGGGCACGCTTTTTACTACAAAAACTGGAGAAAAAACTTTGGAAGTGGAAGCGCTGAAACTTTTGACGAAAACTTTGGCGCCTAGCCCTGAAAAATGGCATGGACTTTCTGATGTGGAAATTCGTTATCGCCAACGGTATTTGGATTTGATTGCCAACCCCAGCGTTCGGGAAATTTTTAAAAAGAGAAGTTTGATCGTCAAGGCAATTCGAGATTTTTTAGAAAAGGACGGCTTTATGGAAGTGGAAACGCCGATATTACAGCCGATTCCCGGCGGAGCCACAGCCAGGCCATTTATTACGCACCACAATGCCCTGGATTCAGATTTTTATTTGCGTATTGCCCCGGAGCTTTATCTGAAGCGGCTCATCGTCGGCGGATTTGAAGGAGTTTACGAAATAGCGCGGTGTTTCCGAAATGAAGGCATCGACTGGTCGCACAATCCCGAATTTACCCAAGTCGAGCTTTACCGCGCTTACGCCGACTATAATGACCTGATGAAAATGATGGAAAAGTTTTTTGTTTACCTAATGAAAAAAACAAACGGCGGAGAAATGAAAACGGTTTATGAAAAAAATACGATTGATTTCACGCCGCCCTACGAGCGAATTACTTTCCGGGATATTATAAAAAAATTTAGTGATTTTGACATTGAAAAGTACCCCGACCGTGACACTATGGCCAAAGTAGTTTCGGATTGGCCAGCCTTTAATAATTTAGAAGTTTTACCCTCAGACGATCGAGGAAAAATAATGGATGAAATTTTTAAAAAAGTTGTCCGGCCGAAAATCGTAAATCCTATTTTTGTTATCAATCATCCAATTGAACTTTCGCCGCTCGCCAAAAAAGTTCCCGAAGATTCGCGCTACGTGGAAAGATTTCAGTTGCTTGTTGGCGGGATGGAATTGGTTAATGCATTTTCAGAATTAAATGATCCGCAAGATCAGCGAAAAAGATTTGTCGCTCAGCAGCAAATGCGCATAGCCGGAGACGAAGAGGCCATGCGGATTGACGAAGATTTTATTACCGCCTTGGAGCACGGTATGCCACCGACCGCGGGACTTGGTATGGGAATTGACCGCCTGACCGCACTGCTTACAAATTCACATAATATTAAAGAAGTAATTTTATTTCCGACTCTGAAACCCGGAAAATAA
- the serS gene encoding serine--tRNA ligase encodes MMDIKFIREKKELMKEVAKNKNSKVDIDKLLAVDEKRCNLISEVEKLKADLNKRSKTKPSPEEIAALKELSGKIKKMDEELVAVEKEYHDLMLLVPNIYSADTPVGPDNTANREVTRWGKPTKFDFTPKDHITLGKELNLIDLEAGAKTSGYRGYYLKNEAVLLHFALLWHAINKMRKKGFELILTPTLLREFALLGSGHFPEGKDEIYQIGNPGRLADGSTKEEIFLAGTSEPGLLAYFSDKVFEEKDLPVKVCGFSPCYRSEIGSYGKDTKGLYRIHEFMKVEQVILCKNNLEESLEWLEKLRGIAEEILQDLKLPYRVIQLSTGDMGTGKYKMYDLETYMPSMTSRNFYGETHSDSNLTDWQTRRLNIKYKTKEGKTEFAYALNNTVIASPRILIAILENYQQKDGSIKIPKVLQKYCGVKVIKKK; translated from the coding sequence ATGATGGATATAAAATTTATCCGAGAAAAGAAAGAATTAATGAAAGAAGTAGCAAAAAATAAAAATAGCAAAGTTGATATTGATAAATTACTCGCGGTTGACGAAAAACGGTGTAATTTAATTTCTGAAGTAGAAAAATTAAAAGCGGATTTAAACAAACGATCAAAAACAAAACCTAGCCCAGAAGAGATTGCGGCCTTGAAAGAATTGAGTGGAAAAATTAAAAAAATGGATGAGGAGTTGGTCGCGGTGGAAAAAGAATATCACGACTTAATGCTTCTTGTGCCAAATATTTATTCTGCGGACACGCCGGTCGGACCGGACAATACTGCAAACCGCGAAGTAACGCGCTGGGGTAAACCGACAAAATTTGATTTTACCCCGAAAGACCATATTACGCTTGGTAAAGAGCTTAATTTAATCGATCTTGAGGCTGGCGCTAAAACCTCGGGTTATCGCGGCTATTACCTTAAAAATGAGGCCGTATTGCTTCATTTTGCCCTTTTATGGCACGCTATTAATAAAATGCGGAAAAAGGGTTTCGAGTTGATATTAACCCCGACACTGCTTCGGGAATTCGCGCTTTTGGGTAGCGGCCATTTTCCAGAAGGAAAGGATGAAATTTATCAGATTGGAAATCCAGGACGCTTGGCCGACGGCAGTACAAAGGAGGAAATTTTTTTGGCGGGTACTTCCGAGCCGGGGCTTCTCGCGTATTTTTCTGACAAAGTTTTTGAAGAAAAAGATTTGCCAGTGAAAGTTTGTGGATTTTCTCCCTGCTATCGTTCGGAAATCGGCAGTTATGGCAAGGATACAAAAGGCCTTTACCGAATTCATGAATTTATGAAAGTTGAGCAGGTAATTTTATGTAAAAATAATTTGGAAGAATCGCTTGAGTGGCTAGAAAAATTGCGAGGCATTGCAGAAGAGATTTTGCAGGATTTGAAATTGCCGTATCGCGTGATTCAACTTTCCACTGGCGATATGGGGACGGGAAAATACAAGATGTATGATTTGGAAACTTATATGCCGTCCATGACTTCAAGGAATTTTTACGGTGAAACACATTCTGACTCAAACCTGACCGACTGGCAGACGAGAAGGCTGAATATAAAATATAAAACTAAAGAAGGGAAAACTGAATTTGCATACGCCCTGAATAATACGGTTATTGCATCGCCAAGAATTTTGATTGCCATTTTGGAAAATTATCAGCAAAAAGACGGCAGCATAAAAATTCCAAAAGTTTTGCAGAAATATTGCGGAGTGAAAGTTATCAAGAAAAAATAA
- a CDS encoding adenylyltransferase/cytidyltransferase family protein: MAKPKKKVMVFGTFAVLHPGHLYFFREAKKRGDKLTVVVARDLTVKKVKGFSPKLDEQARQEMVDAIKLVNVAVLGDKIDWYKIILKYKPEIICLGYDQVAPKNFREELRRRGVDAKIFRLKSYKPKKYKSSKILNK, encoded by the coding sequence ATGGCCAAGCCGAAAAAAAAAGTAATGGTCTTTGGCACTTTTGCAGTTTTGCATCCCGGCCATCTTTATTTTTTTCGCGAGGCAAAAAAGCGCGGCGATAAATTAACTGTTGTCGTGGCGCGCGATCTAACGGTTAAAAAAGTGAAGGGTTTTTCGCCAAAATTAGACGAGCAGGCGCGGCAAGAAATGGTAGATGCTATAAAACTTGTTAATGTGGCAGTGCTTGGCGATAAAATTGATTGGTATAAAATAATTTTAAAATATAAACCGGAAATAATTTGTCTCGGCTACGATCAGGTAGCGCCAAAAAATTTTAGAGAAGAGTTGCGGAGGAGGGGAGTGGACGCGAAAATTTTCAGGTTAAAATCTTATAAACCAAAAAAATATAAATCTTCTAAAATTTTGAATAAATAA
- the alr gene encoding alanine racemase: MKTWIEISREALNYNLSQFKKLVGDSVKIMGVVKANAYGHGLTEVAGIISDKVNWFGVDSISEALKLRQAAIKKPILVLGYTELADLKEAVKNSVSLTVYNRETIERLGKIPIHNPNLNPKIHIKIETGTSRQGVLENEILDFVKFVKQYPSIEIQGLSTHYANIEDTTDSSFAMEQLSAFTRMAEILKKEGVTPLRHTACSAATILFPETHFEMVRLGISMYGFWSSKETKAVAKTKNLELDLKPALTWKTIVAQIKNLPSGTPIGYGLSERTGRDSKIAILPIGYYDGYDRKLGSVGNALIRGKRCKVLGRVCMNMIIVDATDLEKIELEDEVVLLGRQGREEITTEDLAGKIGTINYEVVTRINPNILRHIV; the protein is encoded by the coding sequence ATGAAAACATGGATTGAAATTAGCCGAGAGGCTCTGAATTATAATTTGTCCCAATTTAAAAAATTGGTTGGCGATAGCGTAAAAATAATGGGTGTGGTAAAAGCCAATGCTTACGGCCATGGCTTAACTGAAGTGGCTGGCATTATTTCCGATAAAGTTAATTGGTTCGGCGTAGATTCAATCTCTGAAGCATTGAAATTGCGGCAGGCCGCCATTAAAAAGCCAATTTTAGTTTTGGGTTATACCGAGTTGGCCGACCTGAAAGAGGCAGTAAAAAATAGTGTAAGTTTAACGGTTTACAATAGAGAGACAATTGAAAGGCTTGGTAAAATTCCAATCCATAATCCAAATTTAAATCCAAAAATTCACATCAAAATTGAAACCGGAACCTCAAGACAAGGCGTTTTGGAAAATGAAATTTTAGATTTTGTAAAATTTGTAAAACAATATCCTTCAATTGAAATTCAAGGACTTTCCACCCATTACGCCAATATTGAAGACACGACTGATTCAAGTTTTGCCATGGAACAGCTGTCAGCTTTTACTCGCATGGCGGAAATTTTAAAAAAAGAAGGTGTGACGCCGCTCCGGCATACAGCGTGTTCTGCTGCCACGATTTTATTTCCGGAAACTCATTTTGAAATGGTGCGGCTTGGCATTAGTATGTATGGGTTTTGGTCTTCAAAAGAAACAAAGGCCGTGGCAAAAACCAAAAATTTAGAATTGGATTTAAAGCCGGCCTTAACTTGGAAAACAATTGTTGCGCAAATAAAAAATTTGCCCTCTGGTACGCCAATTGGTTATGGTTTGAGTGAACGCACGGGCCGTGATTCAAAAATTGCCATTTTGCCGATCGGCTATTACGACGGCTACGATCGCAAACTCGGAAGTGTGGGGAATGCTTTAATTCGCGGCAAACGTTGCAAAGTTTTGGGAAGAGTTTGCATGAATATGATTATTGTTGACGCGACTGATTTAGAAAAAATTGAGTTGGAAGATGAAGTAGTTTTACTCGGCCGGCAGGGGAGAGAGGAAATAACCACGGAAGATTTAGCGGGCAAAATTGGAACAATTAATTATGAAGTTGTGACAAGAATTAATCCTAATATTTTGCGACACATAGTATAA
- a CDS encoding peptidoglycan DD-metalloendopeptidase family protein, which translates to MVQKIGKIVIIITAICLIVPFNFSLIHTAKAENTPANGLVQEISNLDREIDAKKKEIEALQKKSESYKRQIEEAQRKSVSLSTELAILSNKIAKIKIDIEATEKKIETITLEIRNLETQIQEKENQITLNKDRISEFLRLIYKNDQKGYLEVLATNQYFSEVFNQMKYVENLQADLQKSLNQIQELKTSLEEQKKQLENKKNEAENSKNEMVKMQSSLEEQIMNKEVLLDRTAASEKQFQNWLLQSKYEEEQINSEITSLEKSIRQRLEESDKSFSNGQSGSVILSWPVDPSRGITATFHDSDYPYRYIFEHSGIDIRAYQGTQIKAAAPGYVGKVKNGGQKGYSYIMLIHANGISTVYGHVSKISVQEDTYVIRGQVIGLSGGMPGTPGAGPFTTGPHLHFETRLDGIPVNPLDYLP; encoded by the coding sequence ATGGTACAAAAAATCGGGAAAATAGTGATTATTATAACGGCAATCTGTTTGATTGTTCCTTTTAATTTTTCTTTAATTCATACTGCAAAAGCCGAAAACACCCCTGCCAATGGACTTGTACAAGAAATTTCTAACTTAGATAGAGAAATAGACGCAAAAAAGAAGGAGATTGAAGCTTTACAAAAAAAATCAGAAAGCTATAAAAGACAAATTGAAGAAGCCCAACGTAAATCCGTTAGTCTTTCAACTGAACTCGCTATTCTATCTAATAAAATAGCTAAAATTAAAATAGACATTGAAGCTACGGAAAAAAAGATAGAAACAATAACTTTGGAAATAAGAAATCTAGAAACGCAAATTCAGGAAAAAGAAAATCAAATTACCTTAAATAAAGATAGGATATCCGAATTCCTGCGATTGATTTACAAGAATGACCAAAAAGGTTATCTTGAAGTACTCGCGACCAACCAATATTTTTCCGAAGTCTTTAATCAGATGAAATATGTTGAAAATCTGCAGGCTGATTTGCAAAAATCCTTAAATCAAATTCAGGAATTAAAGACATCATTGGAAGAGCAAAAGAAACAATTGGAGAATAAAAAAAATGAGGCAGAAAATTCAAAAAATGAAATGGTAAAGATGCAAAGTTCGCTTGAAGAACAAATAATGAATAAGGAGGTATTGCTTGATAGAACAGCCGCTTCCGAAAAACAGTTTCAAAATTGGCTATTACAATCAAAATACGAAGAAGAACAAATAAACTCAGAAATTACTTCACTCGAAAAATCAATCCGGCAACGATTGGAAGAAAGCGATAAATCTTTTTCTAATGGACAATCCGGCTCAGTTATTCTTTCCTGGCCAGTTGATCCGAGTAGGGGAATCACTGCGACCTTTCACGATTCAGATTATCCTTATCGATATATTTTTGAACATTCCGGAATTGATATTCGTGCTTATCAGGGCACGCAAATTAAGGCTGCTGCCCCAGGTTACGTTGGCAAGGTCAAAAATGGGGGACAAAAGGGATATAGTTATATTATGTTAATCCACGCTAACGGAATTTCTACTGTTTACGGACATGTTTCAAAAATTAGTGTTCAGGAAGACACATATGTGATCAGGGGGCAGGTTATTGGCCTTTCCGGCGGTATGCCTGGCACGCCGGGAGCTGGACCTTTTACCACGGGACCACATTTACATTTTGAAACGCGTCTTGACGGCATTCCGGTTAATCCGCTAGATTATCTTCCGTAA
- a CDS encoding HD domain-containing protein gives MIEEEILKEIAAREHFVISQFERVGLDIRRYPELFDRLKQLHGPESKHFEDAVQMVEIIEEIWEELDKQLPFKLEKEKMILATLLHDVGKSGPKEATSEEQKLIVTLFDPTHYERIVAAGKNVAEETILRALRDSDLEDGAQRKIAKYLNSLGIDISSEKMIDFWRRHADWTYDILKDLEGEKIDDRLAVMAASHHILDGKNPAGINLEQIPEEARTIEIIETYEVLTIVDKFQAFIKRSGLDHAAAIKILRSIIINQKFPKRVEESYLAILTVIENSKDKLQAKLKK, from the coding sequence ATGATCGAAGAAGAAATATTAAAAGAAATCGCGGCAAGGGAGCATTTTGTTATAAGCCAATTTGAACGAGTTGGTTTAGATATTCGGCGATATCCAGAATTATTTGATAGATTAAAGCAACTCCATGGTCCAGAGTCAAAACACTTTGAGGACGCCGTGCAGATGGTGGAAATAATTGAAGAAATTTGGGAAGAGTTGGACAAACAGCTACCTTTTAAATTGGAGAAAGAAAAGATGATTTTGGCTACACTTTTACACGATGTCGGAAAATCCGGACCCAAGGAGGCGACCTCTGAAGAACAAAAATTGATTGTTACTCTTTTTGATCCAACTCATTATGAACGAATCGTGGCGGCTGGAAAAAATGTGGCAGAAGAAACTATTCTTCGCGCTCTTCGCGATTCTGATTTGGAGGATGGAGCGCAACGTAAGATTGCAAAATATCTAAATAGTTTGGGCATAGATATTTCAAGTGAAAAAATGATTGATTTCTGGCGTCGGCATGCTGATTGGACTTATGATATCTTGAAAGATTTAGAGGGTGAAAAAATTGATGATCGGTTGGCCGTGATGGCCGCGTCGCATCATATTTTAGACGGGAAAAATCCAGCGGGGATTAATTTAGAACAAATTCCCGAAGAAGCCAGAACAATTGAAATAATTGAAACTTACGAAGTTTTAACTATTGTTGATAAATTTCAAGCTTTTATAAAAAGAAGCGGGCTTGACCATGCTGCAGCAATAAAAATTTTACGGAGTATAATTATAAATCAGAAATTTCCCAAGCGGGTGGAGGAAAGTTATCTTGCAATTCTCACAGTTATAGAAAATTCAAAAGATAAATTACAAGCTAAATTGAAGAAGTAA